One Mycoavidus sp. B2-EB genomic region harbors:
- a CDS encoding 3-hydroxyacyl-CoA dehydrogenase/enoyl-CoA hydratase family protein, with the protein MSHLSIRKVAVLGAGVMGAQIAAHLINAKVPVMLFDLPAQSGPKNAIALKALEHLRKLNPAPLGVSDAAAYIEAANYEDDLDRLSECDLVIEAIAERIDWKHDLYKKIAPAIRSDVIFASNTSGLSINALAETLDADLKLRFCGVHFFNPPRYMHLVELIPAQYTRAEILDGLESFLTSTLGKGVVRAKDTPNFIANRVGVFSVLATIKEAEKFELGFDLVDDLTGRRLGRAKSATFRTADVVGLDTLTHVIRTMRDNLQDDPFFPIYNEPPVLSALLAQGALGQKSGAGFYKKEGKTIKVLDAQRGAYIESGARADALVERILKRPPAERFKLLRESTHPQARFLWAIFRDVFHYSALHLEHIADNARELDFAVRWGFGWSEGPFEIWQAAGWRQLAEWVQADIDAGEALSKASLPAWVFDGPVVEQGGVHTAAGSWSPKTGTFVPRSALATYDKQIFRASLIGEGRADPHTDGKTLSENEAVRIWVDARTGQDDIAIISFKTKLNTISPAVLDGLVQAIELAEQNHRGLVVWQPSSLQAGPFSAGANLEGVMPVLMAGGAKKVAPFVAQFQQTMQRVKYAAVPVVPAVAGIALGGGCELAMHGAKRVAHLESYMGLVEAGVGLLPAGGGLKETALRAAATAQRLGQRHLVEFLAKPFERIAMAKASSSAHEAIEFGYLLPSDTIVFNMHELLATALSEARGLAAIGWRAPLPSRAIAVAGRAGIATIKAQLVNLREGGFISAHDFLIGSRIAEILCGGAVEMGSLVDEAWLLKLERTAFVELLDMKKTQERIIGMLQTGKPVRN; encoded by the coding sequence GTGAGTCATTTAAGCATTCGAAAAGTTGCTGTGCTTGGCGCAGGCGTAATGGGTGCCCAAATTGCCGCCCACTTAATCAATGCAAAAGTACCGGTAATGCTTTTTGACTTACCTGCTCAATCAGGGCCTAAAAATGCGATTGCCCTAAAGGCGCTCGAGCATTTGCGCAAGCTGAATCCAGCCCCGCTTGGGGTGAGCGATGCTGCTGCTTATATTGAAGCAGCTAACTACGAGGATGATCTTGATCGGCTCAGCGAATGTGACTTAGTCATCGAAGCGATTGCTGAACGCATTGATTGGAAGCATGATTTATACAAGAAAATCGCGCCTGCAATTCGTTCTGATGTCATTTTTGCTTCTAATACTTCGGGGCTATCCATTAACGCGCTCGCTGAAACATTAGACGCTGATTTGAAACTCCGGTTTTGTGGCGTGCATTTTTTTAATCCACCTCGTTATATGCATTTGGTCGAGCTTATCCCAGCTCAGTATACGCGCGCTGAGATTCTCGATGGATTGGAGAGTTTCCTCACCAGTACTTTAGGTAAGGGGGTTGTGCGGGCAAAAGATACGCCCAATTTTATCGCCAATCGAGTCGGTGTTTTTTCTGTGTTAGCTACGATCAAAGAGGCGGAAAAATTCGAGTTAGGTTTTGATCTGGTTGATGATCTGACCGGCCGCCGGCTTGGGCGCGCCAAGTCAGCAACTTTTCGCACCGCCGATGTAGTGGGTCTTGATACGCTGACGCATGTGATTAGAACGATGCGCGACAATCTGCAGGATGACCCATTCTTCCCAATTTATAACGAACCCCCAGTGCTGAGTGCATTGCTTGCACAAGGTGCGCTTGGACAAAAGAGCGGGGCTGGATTTTATAAAAAAGAGGGTAAAACAATTAAAGTGCTGGACGCTCAGCGCGGTGCCTATATTGAAAGTGGCGCACGGGCGGATGCTTTGGTTGAGCGTATCTTAAAGCGCCCTCCTGCCGAGCGTTTTAAACTGTTGCGTGAATCCACGCATCCTCAAGCTCGCTTTCTGTGGGCGATTTTCCGCGACGTGTTTCATTATAGCGCGCTGCATTTAGAGCACATTGCGGATAACGCACGTGAACTGGATTTTGCCGTACGTTGGGGTTTTGGTTGGAGTGAGGGGCCGTTTGAGATCTGGCAGGCGGCTGGTTGGCGCCAATTAGCGGAGTGGGTGCAGGCGGATATTGACGCAGGAGAAGCATTATCGAAAGCATCATTGCCAGCTTGGGTATTCGATGGGCCAGTGGTTGAACAGGGTGGGGTGCATACGGCAGCCGGTTCATGGTCGCCCAAGACGGGCACTTTTGTGCCCCGTAGCGCACTTGCGACATATGACAAACAGATCTTTCGCGCGTCCTTAATTGGAGAGGGTAGAGCGGATCCGCACACGGATGGCAAAACGCTAAGTGAAAATGAAGCGGTGCGCATCTGGGTTGATGCGCGCACTGGCCAAGACGATATTGCGATTATTTCATTTAAAACTAAGCTGAATACGATCAGCCCGGCGGTGTTAGATGGTTTAGTGCAAGCCATCGAACTCGCTGAACAAAACCATCGTGGCCTGGTGGTTTGGCAGCCTTCCTCGCTGCAAGCGGGGCCATTCTCGGCCGGGGCAAATTTAGAGGGTGTCATGCCCGTATTGATGGCTGGAGGCGCAAAAAAGGTTGCGCCTTTCGTGGCTCAATTCCAGCAAACTATGCAACGTGTGAAATATGCGGCTGTGCCGGTCGTGCCAGCGGTGGCAGGCATTGCGCTGGGAGGAGGGTGTGAACTCGCTATGCACGGCGCAAAGCGGGTCGCGCATCTTGAGAGCTATATGGGTTTAGTTGAAGCAGGGGTTGGTTTGTTGCCGGCCGGAGGGGGCTTAAAAGAAACCGCATTGCGCGCTGCTGCGACTGCACAGCGCTTGGGCCAGAGACATTTAGTTGAATTCCTGGCTAAACCCTTTGAAAGAATTGCGATGGCAAAGGCCTCCAGCTCAGCACATGAAGCGATTGAGTTTGGCTATCTGTTGCCGTCAGATACGATTGTATTTAATATGCACGAACTGCTGGCGACAGCGCTTAGCGAGGCGCGTGGTTTGGCGGCGATTGGCTGGCGCGCGCCTTTGCCGTCCCGCGCTATTGCCGTGGCGGGGCGTGCTGGAATTGCCACAATTAAAGCGCAATTGGTCAATCTGCGAGAGGGTGGTTTTATTTCAGCGCATGATTTTTTAATTGGCAGCCGGATTGCTGAAATACTCTGTGGCGGAGCGGTTGAAATGGGGAGCCTGGTTGATGAAGCGTGGTTGCTTAAACTTGAGCGCACCGCCTTTGTCGAATTACTTGATATGAAAAAAACCCAAGAACGGATTATAGGCATGTTGCAAACGGGTAAACCTGTGCGTAATTAA
- a CDS encoding acetyl-CoA C-acyltransferase has translation MSKQVQDAYIVAANRTPIGKAPRGAFKNTRPEELLIHAIQATLARVPELDPQAIEDGVIGCAFPEAEQGLNIARVSALLAGLPVTVGGVTVNRYCASGVTALAMAADRIRVGEADVMLAGGVESMSMVPMMGNTPSVSPHIFERDEHLGLAYGMGLTAEKVAQRWSIKREAQDLFSFESHQKALKAQATGEFNNEIAPFDVITRLPDLKRGQLDLSQQLTAQDEGPRADTSLVALTKLKPVFAQGGSVTAGNSSQMSDGAAALLVVSEKALKRFNLTPLARFVSFAVRGVPPEIMGIGPKEAIPAALKAAGLKQDQLDWIELNEAFAAQSLAVIEELKLDPKKVNPLGGAIALGHPLGATGAIRAATVVHALRRHALKYGMVTMCIGAGMGAAGIIERV, from the coding sequence ATGAGCAAACAAGTGCAAGACGCCTATATCGTTGCCGCTAACCGCACGCCAATTGGCAAAGCACCACGCGGGGCATTTAAAAATACGCGGCCAGAAGAATTATTGATACACGCCATTCAAGCGACGCTGGCGCGCGTGCCTGAACTTGATCCGCAGGCCATTGAAGATGGGGTGATTGGCTGTGCGTTTCCAGAGGCGGAGCAAGGACTCAATATTGCGCGCGTGAGCGCATTGTTGGCTGGGTTGCCGGTCACGGTCGGCGGCGTAACCGTGAACCGTTACTGCGCTTCTGGTGTGACGGCTTTGGCTATGGCTGCAGATCGCATTCGTGTGGGCGAGGCGGATGTCATGCTGGCTGGCGGTGTGGAATCAATGAGTATGGTGCCGATGATGGGCAATACGCCATCCGTTTCTCCGCATATCTTTGAACGAGATGAACATCTTGGTCTTGCTTACGGCATGGGGTTAACCGCAGAAAAAGTTGCGCAACGCTGGTCAATAAAGCGAGAAGCGCAGGATCTTTTTTCCTTTGAATCTCATCAAAAAGCGCTGAAAGCGCAAGCTACAGGCGAATTTAATAATGAAATTGCGCCGTTTGACGTGATCACACGTTTGCCCGACCTTAAGCGAGGCCAGCTTGATTTAAGCCAGCAACTCACAGCGCAGGATGAGGGGCCTCGTGCTGACACCTCGCTGGTGGCGTTAACCAAGCTCAAACCGGTATTTGCACAGGGTGGTTCGGTGACGGCTGGCAATAGCTCGCAAATGTCTGATGGCGCAGCGGCGCTGCTTGTGGTTTCGGAAAAAGCGCTGAAGCGATTCAATCTCACCCCACTGGCGCGGTTTGTCAGTTTTGCGGTGCGCGGAGTGCCGCCCGAGATTATGGGGATTGGCCCGAAAGAGGCGATTCCTGCCGCTTTAAAAGCTGCCGGGCTGAAGCAAGACCAGCTCGATTGGATTGAGTTGAACGAGGCTTTCGCTGCGCAATCGTTGGCGGTGATCGAGGAGCTTAAACTTGATCCTAAAAAAGTGAACCCACTGGGCGGCGCGATTGCCCTGGGCCACCCACTTGGCGCAACGGGCGCCATTCGCGCGGCTACAGTGGTGCATGCGTTGCGCCGCCATGCATTGAAATACGGTATGGTCACCATGTGCATAGGCGCAGGCATGGGAGCCGCGGGTATCATTGAGCGGGTTTAA
- a CDS encoding acyl-CoA thioesterase → MHSLSHLPHNKTLALRAVPQPSNANMHGDVFGGWIMAQVDIAGSIPATRRAHGRVVTVAVNALVFKQPVFVGDLLSFYADIAKIGNTSVTVSVEVYAQRLNFTEQISKVAEATLTYVATDNDRRPRALPAED, encoded by the coding sequence ATGCATTCACTCTCTCATCTCCCACATAACAAGACTCTGGCTTTACGCGCAGTGCCTCAACCCTCCAACGCAAATATGCATGGCGACGTATTCGGCGGCTGGATTATGGCGCAAGTGGATATCGCCGGTTCTATTCCAGCCACCCGTCGGGCGCATGGCCGAGTCGTGACGGTGGCCGTTAACGCCTTGGTCTTTAAGCAACCGGTGTTTGTTGGCGATTTGCTTAGCTTTTATGCAGACATCGCCAAAATTGGCAACACCTCGGTTACCGTCTCGGTTGAAGTGTACGCACAGCGGCTCAATTTTACCGAGCAGATTTCCAAAGTAGCGGAGGCAACGTTGACCTATGTAGCCACAGACAACGATCGTCGCCCCCGCGCATTGCCAGCAGAAGATTGA
- a CDS encoding Glu/Leu/Phe/Val dehydrogenase, whose product MSQHHVIPSYLRPDELGPWGTYLQQIDRVMPYLGSLSRWIETLKRPKRALIVDVPIELDNGTVAHFEGYRVQHNTSRGPGKGGLRYHQDVTLSEVMALSAWMSIKNAAVNVPYGGAKGGIRVDPRKLSRGELERMTRRYTSEINFIIGPNTDIPAPDVNTNEQVMAWMMDTYSMNQGRTATGVVTGKPIALGGSLGRKEATARGAFVVACEGARQIGLEIAGARIAIQGFGNVGGIAGRLFAEAGAKIIAVQDHTGTLYRPAGIDTLKLLEHVAQTGGIVGFTGAEPLANDEFWGLESDILIPAALEGQITEKNAPQIRTKIVVEGANGPTTPLADDILNDHGILVIPDVIANAGGVTVSYFEWVQDFSSFFWSEDEINHRLERVMREAFASVWQVALEHKVSVRTAAYIVACTRILMAREMRGLYP is encoded by the coding sequence ATGTCGCAACATCATGTAATACCGTCGTACCTTCGGCCAGATGAACTGGGTCCGTGGGGTACTTATCTACAACAAATTGACCGCGTGATGCCTTATCTAGGCTCGTTATCGCGTTGGATCGAAACCCTCAAACGGCCCAAGCGCGCGTTAATTGTTGATGTACCGATTGAGCTGGATAATGGCACGGTCGCTCACTTTGAAGGATATCGAGTACAGCACAATACTTCGCGTGGTCCTGGCAAAGGTGGTTTACGTTACCATCAAGATGTGACGTTATCGGAAGTGATGGCGCTGTCGGCTTGGATGTCGATCAAAAATGCCGCTGTGAATGTACCTTATGGTGGTGCCAAAGGAGGCATCCGCGTTGATCCACGCAAGCTGTCGCGCGGGGAATTAGAACGCATGACGCGTCGTTACACCAGTGAAATCAATTTTATCATTGGCCCTAACACAGATATCCCAGCGCCCGATGTCAACACTAACGAACAGGTGATGGCATGGATGATGGATACGTATTCGATGAATCAGGGGCGTACAGCAACCGGCGTGGTCACTGGCAAACCCATTGCGCTAGGCGGCAGTCTTGGGCGTAAGGAGGCCACCGCCCGCGGCGCATTTGTTGTTGCCTGCGAAGGTGCGCGCCAAATCGGTTTGGAGATTGCTGGAGCGCGCATTGCAATCCAAGGTTTTGGCAACGTGGGTGGGATTGCAGGCCGCCTTTTTGCTGAAGCGGGCGCAAAGATCATCGCGGTACAAGATCATACCGGCACTCTTTATCGGCCGGCTGGCATTGACACGCTAAAATTGCTTGAGCATGTCGCTCAAACCGGAGGGATTGTCGGTTTCACCGGCGCTGAGCCGCTGGCGAATGATGAGTTTTGGGGACTTGAATCAGATATCTTGATTCCGGCTGCGCTAGAGGGGCAAATCACTGAAAAAAATGCACCGCAGATCCGCACTAAAATTGTTGTCGAAGGGGCGAATGGCCCAACTACGCCATTGGCCGACGATATTTTGAATGATCATGGCATTCTCGTGATTCCGGATGTGATCGCCAATGCAGGTGGTGTGACTGTTTCATACTTCGAATGGGTGCAGGATTTTTCCAGCTTCTTCTGGAGCGAAGACGAAATTAACCACCGTCTTGAGCGAGTTATGCGCGAAGCATTCGCATCTGTATGGCAAGTTGCGCTTGAACATAAGGTCTCTGTGCGCACAGCCGCGTATATTGTTGCATGTACACGAATTTTAATGGCAAGGGAGATGCGCGGATTGTATCCATAA
- a CDS encoding glutamate/aspartate ABC transporter substrate-binding protein gives MKLKKIVAALMAVGTLTCSYAQAQSTSTTSTLQKIKETGTVSLGHRESSIPFSYYAENQQVVGYSHEYAMQIVKAIENELNKPRLDVKLMPITSQNRIPLIQNGTIDLECGSTTNNLERQQQVAFSNTIFVVSTRLLTRVDSGIKDFADLKGKTVATTAGTTSERILRAMNQEKKLGMNIISAKDHSEAFLMLETGRSVAFMMDDALLAGERAKAKDPSKFVIVGTPQSEEAYGCMLRKNDPAFKKLVDDTIAKLQTSGEASKIYQKWFQKPIPPRNLNLNFPQSEELKALFKSPNDQAKG, from the coding sequence ATGAAACTAAAAAAAATCGTGGCGGCATTGATGGCAGTGGGTACGCTAACCTGCTCTTATGCACAGGCGCAGAGTACTAGTACGACCAGCACTCTGCAAAAAATTAAGGAGACAGGCACAGTTTCATTGGGGCATAGGGAGTCGTCCATTCCTTTTTCTTATTATGCCGAGAACCAGCAGGTCGTAGGCTATTCGCACGAATACGCGATGCAGATTGTTAAGGCCATTGAGAACGAGCTGAATAAACCTCGTCTAGATGTGAAGCTCATGCCCATCACATCTCAAAATCGGATTCCATTGATTCAAAATGGCACGATTGATCTTGAATGCGGTTCTACCACAAACAATCTTGAGCGGCAGCAGCAAGTTGCATTTTCCAACACGATTTTTGTTGTAAGTACCCGGCTGCTCACGCGTGTTGATTCAGGCATCAAGGATTTTGCTGATCTGAAGGGCAAGACAGTAGCGACCACGGCGGGGACTACCTCTGAGCGTATTTTGCGCGCAATGAACCAAGAAAAGAAGCTCGGCATGAATATCATTAGCGCAAAAGATCATAGCGAGGCGTTCCTAATGTTAGAAACAGGCCGTTCAGTAGCGTTTATGATGGATGATGCGTTACTTGCCGGAGAGCGTGCTAAAGCCAAAGATCCTAGCAAATTTGTCATTGTGGGTACGCCGCAATCAGAAGAAGCCTATGGTTGTATGCTGCGCAAAAATGACCCGGCATTCAAAAAATTGGTTGACGACACCATTGCAAAACTTCAAACCTCAGGCGAAGCCAGTAAGATTTATCAAAAATGGTTTCAGAAGCCTATTCCTCCTCGCAATTTAAATTTGAACTTCCCGCAAAGCGAAGAGCTCAAAGCATTGTTCAAGAGTCCGAATGATCAGGCAAAAGGTTAA